In the Bacteroidales bacterium genome, one interval contains:
- a CDS encoding phospho-sugar mutase: protein MENIKVDQEILERANVWLNGNYDAETKKAIRQMMTDNPHELIESFYRDLEFGTGGLRGIMGVGTNRMNKYTVGMATQGLANYTLKMFPEQEQISAVIAYDCRNNNTYFAQITADVLSANGIKVYIFDELKPTPELSFAIRELKAQIGIMITASHNPKEYNGYKVYWDDGAQLINPHDINVVAEAQKITDINDVNFNGDKSLQSSIGDDIDAKYIAAVKKLSLSPEINKKHHDLKIVYTPIHGTGVKLVPMSLKEFGFTQIYNVPAQDVVSGNFDTVISPNPEEPAALKMAIEKANEIGADLVMATDPDADRVGIAVRDDANEFTLLNGNQTAALLTYYLFSKWKENGLLDGNQFMVKTIVTSELLIDMANRYKIDSYDVLTGFKFIADIIKQLEGKKTFIGGGEESYGFLVGDFVRDKDAVSACSMIAETAAWAADKGLKLYDLLKQIYLEYDFYYETLTYIVKKGKAGAEEIQAIMVDYRNNPPKYINNSEVVAIKDYQKQLFYDLKTGKEQIIDLPKSNVLQFFTADGSKISIRPSGTEPKIKYYFGVKAPLDKIEDFDSVYASLKERINSIISSMKLR from the coding sequence ATGGAAAATATAAAAGTTGATCAGGAAATATTGGAAAGAGCCAATGTGTGGCTAAATGGTAATTACGATGCCGAAACCAAAAAGGCCATAAGGCAAATGATGACTGACAATCCTCACGAACTAATAGAATCATTTTATAGAGATTTGGAATTTGGAACCGGTGGTTTACGTGGTATTATGGGCGTGGGAACTAACCGTATGAATAAATATACGGTAGGAATGGCCACTCAAGGTCTTGCTAATTACACTCTCAAGATGTTTCCCGAGCAAGAACAGATTTCTGCCGTAATTGCCTATGATTGTCGAAATAATAATACTTATTTTGCTCAAATTACTGCAGACGTTTTATCGGCAAATGGAATAAAGGTTTACATATTTGATGAGCTAAAGCCAACTCCGGAATTATCTTTTGCCATCAGGGAATTGAAAGCACAGATTGGAATTATGATTACAGCTTCTCATAATCCAAAAGAATACAATGGTTATAAAGTTTATTGGGATGATGGAGCTCAGCTTATTAATCCGCATGATATAAATGTTGTTGCCGAAGCTCAAAAGATTACAGATATCAATGATGTTAATTTTAATGGCGATAAGAGTCTTCAAAGTAGTATTGGTGACGATATAGATGCAAAATATATAGCTGCAGTTAAGAAACTTAGCTTATCGCCGGAGATTAATAAAAAACATCATGATTTAAAAATAGTTTATACTCCCATTCATGGAACCGGTGTTAAGCTTGTCCCTATGTCGTTAAAAGAGTTTGGATTTACTCAAATATATAATGTTCCTGCTCAAGATGTTGTAAGTGGAAATTTTGATACGGTAATATCGCCAAATCCGGAAGAGCCTGCAGCCTTAAAAATGGCAATTGAAAAAGCAAATGAAATTGGTGCCGATTTGGTTATGGCTACCGATCCTGATGCTGATAGAGTAGGAATTGCTGTTCGTGATGATGCCAACGAATTTACATTATTAAATGGTAATCAAACAGCTGCTTTACTAACTTATTATTTATTTAGTAAGTGGAAAGAAAATGGATTGTTAGATGGAAACCAATTTATGGTTAAAACAATTGTAACCAGTGAGTTACTTATTGATATGGCCAATAGGTACAAGATTGATTCTTATGATGTTTTAACGGGCTTTAAATTTATTGCCGATATTATTAAGCAATTAGAAGGAAAGAAAACTTTTATTGGCGGTGGCGAAGAAAGTTATGGTTTCCTTGTTGGCGATTTTGTTAGAGATAAAGATGCCGTAAGTGCTTGTTCTATGATTGCCGAAACAGCTGCTTGGGCAGCAGATAAGGGTCTTAAATTATACGATCTATTGAAGCAAATTTATTTAGAGTACGATTTTTATTACGAAACATTAACTTATATCGTTAAAAAAGGAAAAGCGGGTGCGGAAGAGATTCAAGCAATAATGGTCGATTATCGTAACAATCCGCCAAAATATATTAATAACTCAGAAGTTGTTGCTATAAAAGATTATCAGAAACAGCTTTTTTATGATTTGAAGACGGGCAAAGAACAAATTATTGATTTGCCAAAATCCAATGTATTGCAGTTCTTTACTGCCGACGGAAGTAAGATTTCGATACGTCCAAGCGGTACAGAACCTAAGATTAAGTACTACTTTGGTGTAAAAGCTCCGCTTGATAAGATAGAAGATTTTGATAGTGTTTATGCCTCATTAAAAGAGCGTATTAACTCTATTATTTCTTCTATGAAATTACGCTAA
- the add gene encoding adenosine deaminase: MHHFLTQVPKAELHNHLDGSLRIDTILKLAKKNKVKLPTFNRDELSSLLINDENCKSLKEYFIPFDISLSVLQTEEALEQSVFELLEDVKKENVKYLEIRFSPILHTQEGLSLDAVVEAVLRGKKQAENILGIKSGIIICGLRHIPAAQNFELAQLSVKYKNKGVVAFDLAGEELGRPALDHIKAFDYAFRHNLARTVHAGEVDGAHSIYDAVHGLKANRIGHGTHLYQDNDLLQYIRDKQIPLEVCLSSNLQTKAVSSLENHPIQDYFKKDIIVTLNTDSYLISGTTLTKEFELAIKFYQFSKKEVEKLTLNAFQSVFLPKDEKQDLIQNAKDEIRVLFGNHK, from the coding sequence ATGCATCACTTTTTAACTCAAGTTCCTAAAGCAGAATTACATAACCATTTAGATGGTTCATTACGCATTGATACTATCCTAAAACTGGCAAAAAAGAATAAGGTTAAGTTACCCACTTTTAACCGAGATGAGCTTTCTTCTTTACTTATTAACGATGAAAACTGTAAAAGTTTAAAAGAATATTTTATTCCTTTTGATATTAGTTTATCGGTTTTACAAACCGAAGAAGCACTAGAGCAATCTGTATTTGAACTCTTAGAAGATGTAAAAAAAGAGAATGTAAAATATCTCGAGATTCGATTTTCCCCAATATTACATACTCAAGAGGGTTTAAGTCTTGATGCTGTTGTTGAGGCTGTTCTTAGAGGGAAAAAACAAGCAGAAAATATACTTGGAATAAAAAGCGGAATAATTATTTGCGGATTACGTCATATTCCGGCAGCCCAAAATTTTGAGCTAGCACAACTATCAGTAAAATACAAAAATAAAGGCGTTGTTGCCTTCGATTTGGCAGGAGAAGAGTTGGGTCGTCCGGCTTTAGACCATATAAAAGCATTTGATTATGCATTTCGACATAATTTAGCACGAACAGTTCATGCCGGAGAAGTAGATGGAGCGCACTCTATTTACGATGCTGTCCACGGCTTAAAAGCAAACCGAATTGGTCACGGAACTCATCTTTATCAGGATAATGATTTATTACAATATATTCGCGATAAGCAAATTCCTTTAGAAGTTTGTTTATCCTCTAATTTGCAAACAAAAGCAGTAAGCTCATTAGAGAACCACCCAATACAGGATTACTTTAAAAAAGACATTATTGTAACTTTAAATACAGACAGTTACCTGATTTCAGGCACAACACTTACAAAAGAGTTTGAACTGGCAATAAAATTTTATCAATTTAGCAAAAAAGAAGTTGAGAAATTAACTTTAAATGCTTTTCAGTCTGTTTTTCTTCCTAAGGATGAAAAACAGGATTTAATTCAAAATGCTAAAGACGAAATTAGAGTCCTATTTGGTAATCACAAATAA
- the kdsA gene encoding 3-deoxy-8-phosphooctulonate synthase, whose translation MSTLQIPNFKQVPNSFFLLAGPCVVENEQMPLEIAKDIKQITDKLGIPFIFKASYRKANRSRLDSFAGIGDIKALKLLGEIRDSLHIPIVTDIHTAKEAALAAEYVDVLQIPAFLCRQTDLLVAAAKTGKVVNIKKGQFLSADSMRFAVDKVRESGNQNIMLTERGTMLGYQDLVIDFRGIPVMQKNDVPVVLDITHSLQQPNQTSGVTGGQPEMIETIAKAGLAAGADGIFLETHPNPALALSDGANMLKLDYLEDLLVKLIKVYKAVH comes from the coding sequence ATGTCAACTTTGCAAATACCTAATTTCAAACAAGTTCCTAATAGTTTTTTCTTATTGGCAGGACCTTGTGTTGTCGAAAACGAGCAAATGCCTTTAGAGATTGCTAAAGACATAAAACAAATAACCGATAAATTAGGAATACCTTTTATTTTTAAGGCTTCCTATCGTAAGGCAAACCGATCTCGATTAGATTCTTTTGCCGGTATTGGAGATATAAAAGCATTAAAGTTATTAGGTGAAATTCGTGATTCTCTACATATCCCAATAGTTACCGATATTCACACTGCCAAAGAAGCTGCATTAGCCGCAGAATATGTCGATGTACTACAAATTCCGGCCTTTTTGTGTCGCCAAACCGACCTTTTAGTTGCTGCTGCTAAAACAGGAAAAGTAGTTAATATAAAGAAAGGTCAGTTTTTATCAGCCGATTCTATGCGTTTTGCCGTGGATAAAGTAAGAGAATCAGGAAATCAGAATATTATGCTAACTGAGCGTGGAACAATGCTTGGCTATCAAGACTTGGTTATTGATTTTAGAGGTATTCCTGTAATGCAAAAAAATGATGTCCCCGTAGTTTTAGATATTACACATTCGTTGCAACAACCTAACCAAACAAGTGGAGTTACAGGTGGACAACCGGAAATGATAGAAACAATTGCAAAAGCCGGTTTAGCAGCAGGTGCAGATGGCATTTTCCTTGAGACTCATCCAAACCCTGCCCTAGCATTATCAGACGGAGCCAATATGCTAAAATTAGATTATTTAGAAGATTTATTAGTAAAATTAATAAAAGTGTACAAAGCTGTTCACTAA
- a CDS encoding FAD-binding protein, with amino-acid sequence MEKLKLEFSGDIYLNELQRIAYATDASAYREKPLAVTLPKDIDDLRLLINFANENNISLIPRGAGTSLAGQVVGNGIIVDTSKYFTKILEVNANEHWVRVQPGVVLDELNQALAPHKLFFAPETSTSNRCVMGGMLGNNSCGAHSLIYGSTREHTLEVNTLLSDGSEVRFKALNKTEFEEKRKGNSLENKLYQNIYEILSPKKNQDNIRKEFPDPKIKRRNTGYALDILLETEIFTQGKEKFNFSKLLAGSEGTLAFTTEIKLNLEPLPPENNALVCVHLNSIEEALKTNLIALKYNPVSIELMDKAIMDLTKKNKLQAKNRFFVKGDPAALLIVEFAEKEFSTIEEKAKAMQVEMEAAGYGFHFPLITGKDIKKVWNLRKAGLGVLSNMPGDELPVPVIEDTAVNPEKLPEYIAEFNDILKKHDKSCVYYAHIATGELHLRPILNLKKKEDVELFHTIALDTAKLVKKYRGSLSGEHGDGRLRGEFIPLMIGKSNYALLEKLKNTWDPKHIFNPGKITETPKINTHLRYDADIETKEIKTIFRFDQGPGILRAAERCTGSGDCRKSHLIGGTMCPSYQATKDEKNSTRARANMLREVLTQSKKDNPFDQEELYEVMDLCLSCKACKSECPSNVDVTKLKAEFLQHYYDEHGIPMRSWLIANISKLNSLAMPFRPLANAIYKSKSLSSLLLKLIGFSTKREMPLLYKTTLDRWFLKHNPQGSNAYPNGKVYLFNDEFTRFNDTEVGIKAILLLNKLGYEVSIPKHRESGRTFLSKGLLRKAKQIANANVKLLNNIVSEKHPLLGIEPSTILSFRDEYPELVDESLISKAKTLAKNALMIDEFLSKEIDKRKIRKEQFTSDYQTIKLHGHCQQKAVASTESTLKVLNFPENYSATEIPSGCCGMAGSFGYEKEHYDLSMKIGEMVLFPAIREADEETIIAAPGTSCRCQIKDGTKVEAQHPIVILYNALKK; translated from the coding sequence ATCGAAAAGCTAAAGTTAGAATTTAGTGGAGACATTTACCTTAATGAGTTGCAGCGTATTGCTTATGCTACTGATGCATCGGCTTATAGAGAAAAACCGCTTGCCGTTACTTTACCAAAAGATATAGATGACTTACGTTTATTAATTAACTTTGCTAATGAAAATAACATTTCACTAATTCCCCGTGGCGCAGGGACTTCGCTTGCAGGACAAGTTGTTGGAAATGGGATTATAGTTGACACTTCAAAATATTTCACCAAAATACTTGAAGTTAATGCCAATGAGCATTGGGTTCGTGTGCAACCCGGAGTTGTTTTAGATGAGCTTAATCAAGCTCTTGCTCCCCACAAATTATTTTTTGCACCCGAAACTTCCACATCCAACCGTTGTGTGATGGGCGGAATGTTAGGAAATAATTCCTGCGGTGCACATTCTCTTATTTATGGTAGCACACGCGAACATACATTAGAAGTCAATACTCTTTTAAGTGATGGTAGCGAAGTCAGGTTTAAAGCATTAAACAAGACCGAATTTGAAGAAAAAAGGAAAGGGAATTCTTTAGAAAATAAACTTTACCAAAATATCTACGAAATCCTTTCTCCTAAAAAAAACCAAGATAATATCCGTAAAGAATTTCCTGATCCAAAAATTAAAAGAAGGAATACAGGTTATGCCTTGGATATTTTGCTCGAAACGGAAATATTTACTCAGGGGAAAGAGAAATTTAATTTTTCCAAGCTTTTAGCCGGATCGGAAGGCACTCTTGCTTTTACTACCGAAATAAAACTAAACCTTGAGCCACTCCCACCTGAAAATAATGCTTTGGTTTGCGTTCATTTAAACAGTATTGAAGAAGCTTTAAAGACCAATTTAATTGCTTTAAAATACAATCCGGTTTCGATAGAGCTGATGGATAAAGCCATCATGGATTTGACAAAAAAGAATAAACTGCAAGCTAAAAATAGATTTTTTGTAAAAGGAGATCCTGCTGCTTTACTGATTGTTGAATTTGCAGAAAAAGAATTCTCAACAATCGAAGAAAAAGCAAAGGCCATGCAAGTAGAAATGGAAGCTGCCGGTTATGGCTTTCATTTTCCTCTAATCACAGGAAAAGATATTAAAAAAGTTTGGAATTTACGCAAGGCCGGACTTGGTGTCCTATCAAATATGCCAGGTGATGAATTACCCGTTCCCGTGATTGAAGACACAGCAGTAAATCCCGAAAAACTTCCTGAATATATTGCCGAGTTTAACGATATATTGAAAAAACATGATAAGTCTTGTGTGTATTATGCTCATATTGCTACAGGCGAATTGCATTTACGTCCCATTCTTAACTTAAAGAAAAAAGAAGATGTTGAGCTTTTTCACACAATTGCATTGGATACTGCAAAGCTGGTAAAAAAATACCGAGGGTCTTTAAGCGGAGAGCATGGCGATGGAAGATTACGCGGGGAGTTTATTCCTCTGATGATAGGCAAAAGCAATTATGCCCTTCTAGAAAAACTTAAAAATACTTGGGATCCAAAGCATATTTTTAATCCCGGCAAGATTACCGAAACACCCAAAATTAATACGCATTTGCGTTATGATGCTGATATTGAAACAAAAGAAATAAAAACTATTTTCAGGTTTGATCAAGGACCCGGAATTTTACGTGCAGCCGAAAGGTGTACGGGTTCAGGCGATTGTCGGAAATCACATTTAATTGGCGGCACTATGTGTCCGAGTTATCAAGCAACTAAAGACGAAAAAAATTCCACACGTGCCCGAGCCAATATGCTTCGCGAAGTTTTAACACAATCAAAAAAAGATAATCCTTTTGACCAAGAAGAGCTTTATGAAGTAATGGATTTATGCCTTTCGTGTAAAGCTTGTAAATCCGAATGTCCTTCAAATGTAGATGTTACCAAGCTCAAAGCAGAGTTTTTGCAACATTATTACGATGAACATGGAATTCCTATGAGATCGTGGCTAATTGCCAATATCAGTAAGCTCAACAGCTTAGCAATGCCTTTTAGACCTTTGGCAAACGCCATTTATAAAAGTAAAAGCCTTTCAAGTTTATTACTAAAACTTATTGGATTTTCAACAAAAAGAGAAATGCCTTTATTGTACAAAACGACTTTAGATCGCTGGTTTTTAAAGCATAATCCTCAAGGCAGTAATGCATATCCTAATGGAAAAGTATATTTATTTAACGATGAATTTACTCGATTTAATGATACAGAAGTGGGAATAAAAGCCATACTCCTTCTCAACAAATTGGGCTATGAAGTAAGTATTCCAAAACATCGCGAAAGTGGAAGAACATTTTTATCAAAAGGACTTTTACGAAAAGCCAAGCAAATTGCAAACGCTAATGTTAAATTATTAAACAATATTGTTTCAGAAAAACATCCATTACTTGGTATTGAACCTTCAACTATTTTAAGTTTTAGAGATGAATACCCTGAATTAGTAGATGAGTCATTAATTTCAAAAGCCAAAACATTGGCTAAAAATGCTTTGATGATAGATGAATTTCTATCCAAAGAAATTGATAAAAGAAAAATACGAAAAGAGCAATTTACATCAGATTATCAAACTATTAAGCTACACGGACATTGTCAGCAAAAAGCTGTAGCTTCCACAGAGAGCACACTAAAAGTATTGAATTTCCCTGAAAATTATTCTGCAACAGAAATTCCGTCAGGATGTTGTGGAATGGCAGGTTCTTTTGGTTATGAAAAGGAGCATTATGATTTATCAATGAAGATTGGCGAAATGGTGTTATTCCCTGCTATACGCGAAGCTGATGAAGAAACCATTATTGCTGCTCCCGGAACCTCTTGTCGCTGCCAAATAAAAGATGGCACAAAAGTTGAGGCACAGCATCCCATAGTAATACTTTATAATGCACTCAAGAAATAA
- a CDS encoding GNAT family N-acetyltransferase: protein MNIQIRKAKETDLPTIVEFQLAMALETENLRLDKTTVEKGVFAAFKDSAKGQYFVAEIDGEIAASLMITPEWSDWRNGLVYWIQSVFVKENFRRLGIYRKMYEHIQNLVNTDENVRGIRLYVDKTNIRAQKTYKNTGMNGEHYQLFEWMK, encoded by the coding sequence ATGAATATTCAAATTAGAAAAGCTAAAGAGACTGACCTGCCGACTATTGTTGAATTTCAATTGGCTATGGCTTTAGAAACAGAAAATCTTCGTCTAGATAAAACTACAGTTGAAAAAGGAGTTTTTGCTGCTTTCAAGGATTCAGCTAAAGGTCAGTATTTTGTTGCCGAAATTGATGGTGAAATAGCAGCATCATTAATGATAACACCCGAATGGAGCGATTGGAGAAATGGTTTAGTATATTGGATACAGTCCGTTTTTGTTAAAGAAAATTTTCGCAGATTAGGGATTTACAGAAAAATGTATGAGCATATTCAAAATTTAGTAAATACTGATGAAAATGTAAGAGGTATCCGTTTGTATGTTGATAAAACAAATATTCGCGCTCAAAAAACATACAAAAATACAGGCATGAATGGAGAGCATTATCAATTATTTGAATGGATGAAATAA
- a CDS encoding toxin-antitoxin system YwqK family antitoxin: protein MSSRRLENISFIILLNILMIFSVSAQNIVDENGKKQGKWVKYKNSIKFYEGQFLDGVPIGEFKYFYPNGHIKIQTKFADNGRINRTKIFFDSYEEKVQAEGNYFDKKKDSTWNYYNDAGNLIMMENYKNGLKHGKFIVFSNNGQVNLVEYYENDTISGESLEYFDDGKEFRLITYEHGKRTGAFKLFYPEGSLLLEGNYLQDIRDSIWTTYTETGDIEFLDYYADGLLQKRTDKDGNELKLKQEEEMVPLNVDPSVFDPSAIKR, encoded by the coding sequence ATGAGTAGCAGGAGACTTGAAAATATTTCATTTATAATCTTATTAAATATATTGATGATTTTTTCTGTATCAGCACAGAACATAGTTGATGAAAATGGAAAGAAGCAAGGGAAATGGGTGAAATATAAAAACAGTATAAAGTTTTATGAAGGTCAGTTTTTGGATGGTGTTCCAATAGGAGAGTTCAAATACTTTTATCCGAATGGACATATAAAAATACAGACTAAGTTTGCTGATAATGGGCGTATTAATAGAACGAAGATATTTTTCGATTCTTATGAAGAGAAGGTTCAAGCCGAAGGAAACTATTTCGATAAGAAAAAAGATAGCACTTGGAATTATTATAATGATGCCGGAAATCTGATTATGATGGAAAATTACAAAAACGGATTAAAGCATGGCAAATTTATAGTGTTTAGCAATAATGGGCAGGTTAATTTGGTTGAATATTATGAAAATGATACTATTTCCGGAGAATCGCTTGAATATTTTGATGATGGAAAAGAATTTAGACTTATTACTTATGAGCATGGTAAACGAACAGGCGCATTTAAGCTGTTTTATCCGGAAGGAAGTCTTTTGTTAGAAGGCAATTACCTACAAGATATTCGCGATAGTATTTGGACAACTTATACGGAAACAGGAGATATAGAGTTTCTGGATTATTATGCTGACGGACTTTTGCAAAAACGTACCGATAAGGATGGAAATGAGCTAAAATTAAAACAAGAGGAAGAAATGGTTCCTTTGAATGTAGACCCTAGTGTTTTTGACCCTTCTGCCATAAAACGCTAA
- the recR gene encoding recombination protein RecR translates to MINHYSSKLVEEAVNELSKLPGIGKRTAMRLALYLLKQDVSFSERLGNSIIDMRNNIQFCKRCHNISDQEICEICSNPRRDEKTLCIVEDIRDVMAIENTGQFQGLYHVLGGLISPMDGISPSDLTIEKLTDRIKNENIEEIILTLSATVEGDTTSFYIYKQLSGFTLKISTIARGVAIGDEIEFADEITLGRSIIGRLPYENSL, encoded by the coding sequence ATGATAAATCATTATTCTTCTAAATTGGTTGAAGAAGCCGTTAATGAACTCTCTAAACTTCCCGGAATTGGTAAGCGCACAGCTATGCGACTTGCTCTCTATCTGCTAAAACAAGACGTTTCATTTAGCGAACGTTTAGGAAATAGCATTATAGATATGCGAAATAACATTCAATTCTGTAAACGATGCCATAATATATCGGATCAAGAAATATGCGAAATATGCAGCAACCCTCGTAGAGATGAAAAAACTTTATGTATAGTAGAAGACATTCGCGATGTTATGGCCATAGAAAATACAGGACAATTTCAGGGATTATATCATGTATTAGGCGGTTTAATTTCTCCTATGGATGGTATTAGTCCATCAGACTTAACTATCGAAAAATTAACAGACCGTATTAAAAACGAGAATATAGAAGAAATAATATTAACTCTTTCGGCAACTGTTGAAGGAGATACAACCAGTTTCTATATTTATAAACAATTAAGCGGATTCACCTTAAAAATAAGTACTATTGCACGTGGCGTTGCCATTGGTGACGAAATAGAATTTGCTGACGAAATTACATTAGGACGCTCAATAATAGGACGATTACCATACGAAAACAGTCTTTAA